A region of Lycium barbarum isolate Lr01 chromosome 3, ASM1917538v2, whole genome shotgun sequence DNA encodes the following proteins:
- the LOC132633814 gene encoding uncharacterized protein LOC132633814: MPYPGLARLAAEMVRISEDGIRQAGEIRRMAEPVPKAEYQAAPGAPREGGRAGRGRRAAGGRRARRRRGAAARGTGGGGHHLVDEADEVAPIPEGVHGLVHPQPFQAGGSSHGDSPTFTPALLLAEIPGSSSQPSQDAYMEEHDNVDWVALRASLADERPVRNLEGARILDFDEFLIPDLAPAGPPEPPTQAFSHGPAEPAMSSHVTVEPHDSAPVGPQELPIPEHSHQPAEAEVSSHETTEAHHVVQETTSYSPPHPSQEPTDPSQEPTQAPVDT; the protein is encoded by the exons atgccttaccctgggcttgcgaggcttgccgcggagatggttaggatttccgaggatggtatccggcaggcaggcgagattaggcgcatggcggagcctgttccgaaggctgagtatcaggcagcaccgggtGCTCCCAGAGAAGGAGgtcgtgctggcagaggacgtcgtgctgccggaggacgccgtgcgcgtagaagacgcggcgctgctgctagaggaactggtggtggaggacaccatctggtagatgaggcggatgaggtcgctcccattccagagggcgttcacggtctagtccatccgcagccgttccaggccggtggcagctcacatggggactcacctacgtttacgccggcgctcttacttgctgagatacccgggtcttcatcacagccgagccaggatgcatacatggaggagcatgataacgttgattgggtggcgttacgcgcttcattagctgatgagcggcctgtgaggaatttagagggagcccggattcttgacttcgatgagtttttgatcccg gatttggcgccagcgggtccaccagagccacccactcaggcattttctcatgggcctgccgagccagcgatgtcttctcatgtgactgtcgagccacat gattcggcgccagtgggtccacaggagctgcccattccagagcattctcatcagcctgccgaggcagaggtgtcttctcatgagactaccgaggcgcat catgtcgtccaggagactacctcatattcaccaccacacccatctcaggagcctacagacccatctcaggagcctactcaggcgcccgttgacacatag